The genomic region AAAGGCGCGTAGATTTCTTCCCAAAGCTGTAAACCACCACCATAAGCAATCCAAGCATTAAATTCTTGTGCCGTAAAACCAAAAGGTACGGTTGAGAAAAACTGTGCCGCAGCAATTTTGCCTTTCCAATAGTACGCTGTTCCGTGCCCCATTTGCGCAGTACCGCGAGATACCGCATCAAACACCTCTAATGCAGGAACCAGTTCGCCAGCGGCATAGACTTTAATGTCCAAACGACCGTTAGACATTTCTTTAATATTCTTCGCCAGCGCTTCTGCACCCGTTCCCATTCCTGGGGCGTTTTTCGGCCAAGTGGTCACCATTTTCCAATGAATGACATCGGCTTTTTGCTCGACATTTGCCGCTTTCTTTTCTTCTGATCCACCACAAGCAGCCAAAACCGCAGCCATTAACCCGACGAAAACAACCTTCGCCCATGCGTTTATTTTATTCATTAACTGTATCCATTAACCGATGAATTACACCAATAACCAGCGCTTTGCCTCCTACCGTTCATCTAATAAAAAATGAAGAAAGGCGAATAAAATAAGCCCTGTTATCAACGACAACAGGGCTTATTAGTATTGCTAGTTCTTAAAACGCATTAGTCTGTTGCGCGAGCGTTGATAAACGCACGCTCAGAAATATCATGCCACTCGCTAACAGAGTTTAAAAATCCAGTGAAAGAGTCATAGACTTTTTGGCTCATAGGATCGTTAGCAGCGACTTCTTTTAGAGTTTCATCAGATGCCACACGCAATGCTTCCAAAAGATCTTTCGGGAACTTTTTCAACACAACATTGTGTTCATCGACCAATGTTTTCAATGCCGCATTATTACGCGCTGTTAGCTCGCTCAACATATTCAGATTAGCTTGTTGTGCTGCAGAACGAACGATCTCTTGAAGGTCTTCTGGCAATGCATTAAACGCGTCTTTATTAATCAGCGCTTCAACAGCAGAACCTGGCTCTTGCCACCCTGGGTAATAGTAGTATTTCGCAGCTTTGTACAAACCAAAAGCTAAGTCATTGTAAGGACCCACCCACTCCGTTGCATCAATCGTACCGGTTTGCAGAGCGGTAAACATTTCGCTACCCGGAAGGTTCACAGTCACAGCACCCACTTTCTTCAGCACTTCGCCACCTAAACCTGGCATGCGCATTTTCAAGCCTTGGAAGTCTGCGAGAGAGTTGATCTCTTTGTTGAACCAACCACCCATTTGTGCGCCAGTATTACCCGCCGCCATAGGAATGATATTAAAGGGTGCGTAAACTTCTTCCCACAGTTGTAAACCACCGCCATAAGTAATCCAAGAGTTAAACTCTTGCGCCGTCATACCAAATGGTACAGACGAGAAAAACTGTACGGCAGGCGCTTTGCCTTTCCAGTAATACGCCGAGCTGTGGCCCATTTGTGCTGTACCACGAGAAACCGCGTCAAACACTTCCATAGCAGGGACCAACTCCCCTGCCGCGTAAACTTTAATCTCTAAACGACCGTTAGACATTTTTGTGATGTTTTTCGCTAATTCTTCAGCACTTGTGCCCAAACCTGGAAAGTTTTTTGGCCAAGTCGTGACCATTTTCCAGTGAATCGTTTCTACTTTTTTCTCAACTTTTGCCGTTTCTTCGGCTTTCTCTGATCCGCCGCAAGCGGCCAAAGACAAAGCAAACAAACCAGCAAACGCCAATTTGCCCAATACCATTAAATTACGCATTTTTTTCCCTCAGGGAGCCAGTTACTTTTTAACAACGTAGATGT from Marinomonas rhizomae harbors:
- a CDS encoding TRAP transporter substrate-binding protein gives rise to the protein MRNLMVLGKLAFAGLFALSLAACGGSEKAEETAKVEKKVETIHWKMVTTWPKNFPGLGTSAEELAKNITKMSNGRLEIKVYAAGELVPAMEVFDAVSRGTAQMGHSSAYYWKGKAPAVQFFSSVPFGMTAQEFNSWITYGGGLQLWEEVYAPFNIIPMAAGNTGAQMGGWFNKEINSLADFQGLKMRMPGLGGEVLKKVGAVTVNLPGSEMFTALQTGTIDATEWVGPYNDLAFGLYKAAKYYYYPGWQEPGSAVEALINKDAFNALPEDLQEIVRSAAQQANLNMLSELTARNNAALKTLVDEHNVVLKKFPKDLLEALRVASDETLKEVAANDPMSQKVYDSFTGFLNSVSEWHDISERAFINARATD